The DNA region AGCGAAAATCGACCAAAAAATACAACAGGAAAATCGGAAAGCAGCTGAGCACCTGCAGAAATCCCAAGCGAGTCGGGGAGAAAAGCAGAAAGTCCGAAAGGGTTTTCCCCAAAATATTGAGTTAATGAATGAAGCGGGAAACACTGGCCGCCAATCATCTACCTAATGCTAATGAGCGGACCAGCCCAACCCGGAATTTTTGCAAGTCAGGTACTTCGGCGGATGTGCGGACGACAAGTGCGGATTTTCCCGCGGAATGAATGAGGTCCGCCGGGTTATCCGCGATGTCCTGCGGGCAATTCCGCGGCCAGAGATTTCGGAGCGGTGATCATTAGGTAGATATGTGAGTGCCTGGATGTGTCATGGCGGCTGGTTGCGCGGAATAACACACGTAATAACCGAGGTATCCGGGATGACCCACCAGGTAGGATGTACCCATGGACATATAGAAAACCCCCAGCCAGTTTTCCCACTCTCCGCTGTTGTTTTGCTTGAGTTTCGCTGACTGCGTAATTGGATAAGCTGGGAAATTACTTTAAATCCAGCTCTGATCCACATCCGGAGAGTCGGCGAAGGGAAATCCGCGGCAGGGAAATACGAAATGGAAATGCGGCTGGGTTATTGGCTCGACATATTCCATTTTCCCTCACGCCATTGGTCGCAGGATCGGAAGATCGCGGGGAATTGGAATTCCGCGCTGGAATTTTTTGTCACCATTTGGGTTTATCAAAACTTTTGGGTTTGCTACGGATTTCTTCCAATTTTACCACCGCGCCTGGTTTTTTCTCGATGTCCCTGGGAAATCGGACTTGGCTATGCGGGCTTGTCTGTTTTCCCGGATGCGAGGTCCTCCATGCGGGAGTGGGAGTTGAGTTGGGAAAGTTTCCCAGCGATAGTTGGAGGGGTGGCGAAAAGTCTGGAGGTGCTGGGTGGGAAAGTTGTGTGTGCGCGATGAGGCAACGAGTCAAAGATCATGGGAGGTGGCTGAAGACCAGGAGAGCCTGTTAGGTgctaaatttgatattttaaatatgctgggttatttgaaattcaagtTGTAGGATCAGAATAATACCCTTTGTCCTTCATTAACCTTTTACTTTAAGTCAGTTTAACGAAGTGActttcgtttttatttaaaacattctAAAAGGTCATACAAATTTAACAAATATAACAatgtattaaatttataaaaatcgattaaataaatttagttAAAGTTTCCCATTCAAAAtacattatttattaattctaTTATAAACGAAATTCTTACAAACGTATTTGTTAAATTCTAGGATACATTgggaaattaattaataacataaataagtaatcaattaatgaaatatatttagttACTCAAAAAccattattataatatatctAAATAAAGGTTAGAGTTACTTTACAATTGCGTAGTAACCAGagattataataaataaaataacaaatattacTAAATATTCCGAATCAAATTGAAGATGATTTATAAGTAGTATCTTACAAAAAGACATTGGACATTGGATACGTTTAGTAAATAACTATTAATTGTTTTCTCATGTTGACAAAGGaaaatcattaaaatgtttatagtTTCAACAATTCGTGGGAACAGGAAGATTACCAGGACCAAAGGTAAGCTCGCAGGAGACTGGATATTATCCGTCAGCTCCTGTCTGGTTAGGCAGTGATGGTTCTTATACCCCCCAAAAATCCCCAACGAACTCCCATCGATCGCTGCCAATGAGCCACTGGAGATGATCCATAAGTCAGCGTAGAGTGCACCCCAGAGTTGACACTTGGTGCTCGGAATTCGGCTCATTATCAGTGTTATTTTTGGAACACCTCTCTGCGAAGGTGTCAGTTTTGTCAGAGTCCGTGTTGCCCAGGTTCAACTCCCCCCGCCCCAAAAACTAGGGAACCGGCAGATGTACTCCAAGCACTGGCACTCGATCTAAGTGCAGAAACCACCCCATACAGAACTAGGAGTCCAATTTGACTCGTgcttaaaaatagaaaattacTTAGGGTGATATAGAGGTAGGGAAGCGATAGTgtaacttgcatttcaaagCATTCCGGACCTGCAGGAGTTATTACGGGTGGGTTGTGAACAGGCCGGGAAATTGGAGAGCCAGCAGAGCTGTCATAACTTATAGGGGGATCGTTTCGGGATTGGGATCCTTATAACTAGGAGGGTGCGCCTGCGCCTGCTCTTCTCAAAAGAGAGAAATATAGAGTGTCAGAGAGAGCAGGTAGAGGGAAGTGAGGGAAATACGCAATAAGGGTATGGGAAAAgtactattgttgttgttgctaggTAGCGACGCACACGTGTGagtgttttttgttgttgttttgaaGAAGAACCACCACCAAATGGTGGCAGCGACGCCGGCGACGGCAGAGGCTGAGTTCCGGGTATAAAAGAGCGTGCTCCGCAGTCGACCTGTCACAGCCACCTCAGCTCTCGTTGAGAACGCAACCACCGCTCTATAACTCGAAATCGAACTCTAAAAACTCGAACCATATAACTCGCATCGCCGATCCTTAAGTCGATCTCTAATCGCAACCGGAAACTAAAACTTAATCGCATACTAAAATTCAAAATGGCCGCCAACTACAAGAGCTGCCCGCTGAAGAAGCGCCCCATTGTCTTCGTGGAGGAGCGTCTGCCGCAAACGGAGGCCTTGGCCCTGACCAAGGACTCGCAGTTTGCCCAGGACCAGCCACAGGATCTGTCTCTGAAGAGGGGACGCGAGGAGGAGTCGCAGGATTACCAACAGCCCGAGCCGAAACGTGACTATGTGCTGAATCTCTCCAAGACACCGGAAAGGATCTCCAGCCTGAACTCCAACTCCTGCCTGCTGTCGCCGCCGGCGGAGGACCAGGATTACCAGCCCACCGACATCCATATGCGTGGACTCACAGCGGGAACTACTGGTTATACCACCGCCACACCCTCGGTTAATCCCTTCCAGTCCGCCTTTGTGATGGCTGCCGGATGCAACCCCATCTCTGCATTGTGGAGCAGCTACCAGCCCCATCTGGCTGCCTATCCCTCGCCAGCCAGCTCGATGGCCTCACCCCAATCGGTCTACAGCTACCAGCAGATGACACCACCCTCCAGCCCGGGATCCGATCTGGAAACTGGATCCGAGCCAGAGGATCTGTCCGTGAGGAATGATATCCCGCTGCCGGCTCTGTTCCACCTCTTCGATGAGGCGAagtccagcagcagcagcggcgcCAGTGTGAGCAGCTCCTCGGGATACTCCTCCTACTCAGCACCCTCCATGAGTGGCTCCAACTCCTCTGGAAGTGTGGCCGCCAATCATGCCAAGAACTATCGCTTCAAGTGCGACGAGTGCCAGAAGATGTACTCCACCTCGATGGGTCTGTCCAAGCACCGCCAGTTCCACTGCCCCGCAGCCGAGTGCAACCAGGAGAAGAAGACGCACTCCTGCGAGGAGTGTGGCAAGCTGTACACCACCATCGGAGCCCTCAAGATGCACATCCGCACCCATACGCTGCCCTGCAAGTGCCCCATCTGCGGCAAGGCCTTCTCGCGACCCTGGCTGCTCCAGGGACACATCCGCACCCACACCGGCGAGAAGCCCTTCCAGTGCCCCGACTGCCCACGATCCTTTGCCGACCGCTCGAACCTGCGAGCCCATCAGCAGACCCACGTGGACGTCAAGAAGTACGCCTGCCAGGTGTGCCACAAGTCCTTCTCGAGGATGTCGCTCCTGAACAAGCACTCCAGCTCCAACTGCACCATCACCATTGCGTAGGATTCTCTGGGACTCGGGAGAATCCTTCAGCAGTACCAAGAAAACTCACATTCCGCTGGCGAAGACCAAACAAACAGACAATAACTTAGCTTAGATTTTAAGAAGTCGATTCGGTTTTGGTGCtactattattatatttatttcagttCTAGTATTCCTAGGTCTTAAGTTCATGTATATTGCTTCATTGTCACACGCAGCATTTGACCAAATCTActcatttaattattatcctAATTTATGTATTCTCATTACTTGTAAGCAAACTGTTGTTAAGATTATTCCTAGTTTTAAGAGaatgaatatttttataaaaataaaatatagaaaatactaaaagaaatttaaatggAACTTATTATTTCACAAGTTTTCAGGAATTGGTTTTATAGAAAAGATCTCAGAACTTGAAATGGAGTTCCTATTCTTCAAAGCTAACAAAGAGGAAATAGATTCTTAGAAGATTTAGAAAAAGTACAGCCAAACATATAAAGACCAATTTATAGATTAGTTTATTAGTAAACAActtttatatacatttttctgTTCATTTCATAGTTTCTACGGATCTTCTTATACACAATAATTAACAGGAAACCAAACATCCGCATCTTGGGGACTGCCCCTGCTCATATTTTGTGACAATTTCCGCCAACCCTCTCGAAAATCCAAAATCACAACAATAGCAATATCGAATTCTCGGAGAAAACACCTTTGGCATGTGCAAACAGGGAACCGATTTGTCATACACTTTCCATTTCGGGGACTTCCTTTCAACCCGCccccaataataataatattctgGGTATATCAATCCATATCAGTCGGCGTTTTGCACCTTTCGCcaatgcaaatatttaattagctGGCACCATCGACGCTCCACGTTTCCTTTCTGCAATCCTTTGCCAGCATATTTGTCGAACGGATCTCGGCGCATGCGTCCCGAGTCCCAAAGGGATAGCATATGAAACCAAAGGAAAGGACCCAGGAGTGCAGGTGATAAACGTAGCGACGGCTGCTTATCGAGTCCTGATTGACATGGCAGACGGTAGTTCAGGTCCTGATTGGATTGGATTACCAGTGAAGCATGCCAGAACCGAAAATTGAACCCAACGAGGTTTATCTGAATCTGACTATTTGATTAGAGCCCTGCGGTGATAAGACTTTATTTTGGACAGGTATGAAGCATACCTATAAATCTTAGATATGGCTGGAAACTTCAGCTTAGGCACGTAGTGTTAATCAAGTTAATGTACATTTTACAAAATCCacttaaaaacatatttaatatatCGACTTTGGCCAAAATATGTTAATAtcaatgtattttatttcctTATTCCTTGGTTACTGACAAATGTTATTATTTTAGATTGTAATATTATTGTTATAATGTTGACTGACCTTTAGGAATTTTAAGAAAGAGATGAAATTCAGTAAaagtattataaataaatttaaaaaatttaaaaaatgtcatctTTTTAAAACTTCAAGTATCTAAAAGTTATTTTATTGATAACTACACAAAGTATTTCTTGCATAGTTAAGAACACATTGTCCAGgctattttattattaatcgGAATCCCTTAAACTGTGTGACTGCAGTGTGGGACAAACCATTAGCGACAGTTtgctgcaacagcaacaccttTCGGCCATAAATAAGACGGCCCACAAAAACGTATTCCCAGAAGGAACCCAACCAGACAAAGGCCAATCATTGCAGTTCCTCGGTAATCAGAGCGCGTCTCTTGTGCAATTGCAAAAAACTGCAGTACAGATGAAATTGGTCACATCAGCTGGAAGGAAGGGAACCACCTTGCGGGGCAGACAATGCCGAAGACCGAGTCCAAGGATCGTTGTACCTGTCGCCCGATTGTCTGCCCGAGATCTCTTCACCCAGTGACCTACTGGGACTTCGACTCCTGTGATGTCTGCCGCCCTTTGTTGGTGCGGCATCCTTTTTTTGCCATTGTCCTGCGGCTAATCACTGCCTAAAGGGAAGCCAGCCAAACCGTAGACCACAAAAGTCAGCCGCTCTTTGCGCTTGGCTGAATGCAAATCGATCCCAGATTTCGGATCCCCGATCCCAGAGCCACCTGAGATCGGGGACTTACTCCCCATTAGTCCGGCAACGCGATAACAAATTGCAATTGACAAAGCAAACGAGATGCGATCGATGGAAGCCACATATCGGAGACTCCAATGTGGATGCGATTCCGATTTCGATTCCATGGCCCATTCCATGCCATACAAATCGATGGCGGGCCGAGATACAAGTTGCGGCATTTGTAATTGCCAAGAAATCCGGGGGGCAGAAGAGGATCAGGAGGAGCTgaaggagcaggaggaggagctggAGGAGCTGGCCTGGCAATCAGCGAGCGGCGCATGTCACAGAGCGCTAACAAAAACTAGAAAAAGTTAATTTAGTTTTCGAAGCCGAAGAGTGAGTACCCTATCCGAAGAGTATAATTTATAGTCAATACGGATACAAATTAATCTACACCCAAAACAGTATTCGGcctaaattttaaatattaaaagataATGATATTTCTAATTAATCTAATCTTATCTACATCCCATAAAACATTTTCCAGCAAACAActggtttttaaattttagaacATATTTCTATTATTCAGAAAGTTTCCTTAATCAAAAAAGTATATCatgtttctttatttattaaaaaaatcaaaaacctcGACACAAGATTTTGGTCTAATAAGAAAAAGTCGAGCCATCTATCTAGTAGATTATATACGATCaaacaaaatgtttttgttCTGTTTAAAAGAATActgaataataattttaatgcgTTTTACAGCTTATATAGGCTAAGTTCAGCATAGAAGGCTGTAGTGTAAACTTCTGCCTGAAATCGAAATACCCCCAGTAAGggtatccaaaaaaaataaaaagaaatgcCAGCGAGAAGGCAAGACAAAAAGCTCATGCAAAACAAACATTAGGAAATGCAATCCGAGCTCAGGCATCCAGCATCCAGCACCCAACATTCAGCAGCCAGCAGCCACTTAGGCAGTCAGTCAGTGGAAAAGCCAGCAGTGGAGGAGCCTCAACCACCGAGGAGTCGAGGAGTCGCCAGGTCGAGGAGTATGGTGCATTGCTGTGGAGCAGGAATCGTGGACCAAGTCGTCGTTTAGGACGTCTGAGATTACGAGCGATTACGTTTTACTCCAAATTTGTATGCTGCCAGAGTTGTAATTGAAAAAGCATCAACATTAATCTTGGTACTCGCACACACATCGCCAGCCGAGTCGGCTAGCGATTTTCGATTTCGATTGGGAATCGGATTTCGTAAGCGGCCGGGAGATGCCAGATAAGCGGGTGTAAGTGTGGGTAAGTCTGATCCGAAAAAAACATATTGCTTAATCGCTGCGCTGATGTGGAGCACTAGATATGATCGGCAGATCTCCATCCTCCAGCCAGCCCCGCTCCCAGAGGTCCCCGAAACCCAACTCCGACAAGTGAGCGATGTGCGATCGCATGGCATAAATCAAATCCCGGAGAGAAATTGCGCCGCCGGCTGACAGCCCAGCCACGACAACTGTCCATCGCATCGCAGTGGATCCATCCAGCCATCCAGTCATCCAGTCATCCCGCCATCCAGCGGAGCTCAACTTTATGCTTTATGCCAGGCCACATGCAAATGATCGTGCCCAGCATTCGACACCGGCCTGCGGATCGCGGATGGCAACCTGTCAGCGATCAGCGACCTTAACTGTAAAGCCAGTCGCAGACCGCATAGGTTCTATTCCGCACACTGAAACAATTAGGGGGATGACTTACATAACCTATCATTGAGATATGACACACTTACCCATTGGAACCCATTCTAAAATCAAAGTAATTCTAAAGTTTTAAAACACAAAGAGAATAAGAATGACAGTTTCGGTTCAAGAATAACCAATTTTTATTCAAGGctctaaaaaattgtatagcTACTACAATTTTTACAAAGATTTTAAGGGTCTCCAAAGATTATTTATTGATCTCTATTTAAGAAACTTAATCATGTTACACAATATATCTAcgtaattaattttcttttgttaGGAATGAACATTATTTTAGGATATAGAAACAATACCAGAAATATAGCTAAGATCTTAAGGAACTTTCGAGAGGATTTATAgaattaacaaaaataattaaaataattttaaacaataaTTCTACAATATTTTTCTAGGTTTTTCCGATTTGtctttgtaaaatattttctacatttgctttttgtttttgccttAAAAAcggtttaatattttaatataaaatattgtaataTTGGATATTTATTTCCTTTGTAATTAtctaatattttaaatctcCAATCTATTTCTCCCAGTGCATTCTTGAGTTACGTGACCGACGAAACCTGGCGTTAGTAGTCGCTAAGTGCAGTCAAGAGACTGCGGACTGAAGACTCCTGTGGCCATCAACTTGATGATGAGCCAGGCAGATCACCCAGCCCCCTGATCTCCCCCAGCTCACCCAGATCTCCCATAACCCCGGCTCCATCACCATCTCTTAACCCCCTCGTGGACTTCGTGCCTGGACTGCTGTAGATCGGCGAGCGTTGATAAATGTTGTTACTTGTCGTTGGATGTTTGTAGTCTTCTGAGTTGTCGACAAGCCCGATCGATGGGTGGTTATAGTTGACATGTCGCTCTGTGTTTGCCAGGCCCATCATCCCGAGATCGGAATTGGGATTAGGGATCGAGGGCCCGGTGCCACGATTGCCTTCTGCCAGTGACATGTTCGCCGAACGGTTAATTGTGGTTATGATTTGGTCTTGTCGCCGCTTAATTAGCCGCCTTATATGCCGCACTAAAATTACCTTCACTTCCTGCTCGACATCTGCGATCATCGGTGGCTCATCTGCAATTTGAATTTCCCAAGAGCCACGATCCAGGTATAAATATTGCATAAAGTACAGTCAGAAGGGGTAGAAAGTAGCACTccccctctctttctctcaTTCCTGTCATATCCGATTCGTTAATTTGCAGGCAAATCGATTCCATCGCACTCCGAACTGATCCGATCCGATCCAGAGATCCCATCACTTCGTCCAGCGATTGCATCTACTTGACACACATCGCACGCAAATCGATGCGGTAGCATTTACAAATATACCATATATATGGGGGAATACCACCAGGTCCACCCGCAATAGCCCCTCGGAAATTTACAAAAGATGCGACTCTCGGTGTCCAAAAATAGCCAGCTCCCTTCTTCGAGGGCTTCAAGCCGATGCTCCACAGCCTAGGCTGAAAAAATGATTTATGCATGCGACTTTCCTCAGCTTCATTCAGCTGGGCCTACTTTTTATTAGAAACAGCCCATATGACCCTTAAAAATCGGAATAAGTCAGTATTTCACAAGAGAGTTCATTGCCCACAGTCAGACTGTTGTAAAATTATGGAATTTTTAATCGGAAAAAAGGGAcagaaatataataaaatgcgGGCTAGGTGAAATATTTGTA from Drosophila subpulchrella strain 33 F10 #4 breed RU33 chromosome 2L, RU_Dsub_v1.1 Primary Assembly, whole genome shotgun sequence includes:
- the LOC119547742 gene encoding protein snail, which translates into the protein MAANYKSCPLKKRPIVFVEERLPQTEALALTKDSQFAQDQPQDLSLKRGREEESQDYQQPEPKRDYVLNLSKTPERISSLNSNSCLLSPPAEDQDYQPTDIHMRGLTAGTTGYTTATPSVNPFQSAFVMAAGCNPISALWSSYQPHLAAYPSPASSMASPQSVYSYQQMTPPSSPGSDLETGSEPEDLSVRNDIPLPALFHLFDEAKSSSSSGASVSSSSGYSSYSAPSMSGSNSSGSVAANHAKNYRFKCDECQKMYSTSMGLSKHRQFHCPAAECNQEKKTHSCEECGKLYTTIGALKMHIRTHTLPCKCPICGKAFSRPWLLQGHIRTHTGEKPFQCPDCPRSFADRSNLRAHQQTHVDVKKYACQVCHKSFSRMSLLNKHSSSNCTITIA